Proteins from one Triplophysa dalaica isolate WHDGS20190420 chromosome 6, ASM1584641v1, whole genome shotgun sequence genomic window:
- the rab44 gene encoding extracellular matrix-binding protein ebh isoform X2: MSIISDSSQGDSPSKLNPLAHKRKMGSTRRPLRGNKEKRNNADEKEAGASEGVAEVDTDLHSETQEQNNVIDDNIIQTINVSDNEEHERTETVRKSTQELCDDAVDKAEVTSEQQLRSSSNVCQTQEGSPQYESENILKSEMDVREEKETENNDEEIFAFEDISSEVTVTPQAQNKLFIQTTDADSHDYIQTVKDVHEESQGEEMFLSANANLTIQDNDSQSDFQTENSKQNYVLTDDQNTNTTPHINVEERQETEPNVLAVTDSGLSFGDSGESQKELENINDVPEDSQEEEKQSKIKPLVHQRKMGSTRRPLKGNKGQRKDREQDDDSETLNNEEKEEEREISGGKDTGPVEELDSTIIQSSCNAEKSTEKSICDITESQTTTKCHGESQENAGDIESLPTGGDTEAHLEIRTDIGMLDSTMNKEGTEENICDDDVLMRQVVFVGDTVTEESNMTIESDLLQNNTSLDTHQEALKSSENVENVSTVADSGLLLQDVVLVGSGEKTEMSIISDSSQGDSPSKLNPLAHKRKMGSTRRPLRGNKEKRNNAEEKEAGGSEGVAEVDTDLHSETQEQNNVIDDNIIKTINVSDNEEHERTETVRKSTQELCDDAVDKAEVTSEQQLRSSSNACQTQDGSPQYESENMMKSEMDVREEKENENNDEEIFAFEDISSEVTVTPQAQNKLFIQTTDADSHDYIQTVKDVHEESQGEEMFLSANANLTIQDNDSQSDFQTENSKQNYVLTDDQNTNTTPHINVEERQETEPNVLAVTDSGLSFGGSGESQKELENITDIPEDSQKVQSKLNPLVHKRKMGSTRRPTGENKGQRKDREWHAEFQKNYGDSEAHLEFQTEIKTFDSTVDEGIKDHICDDDVLMTQAEFVGDKLTVESNMTIESDFLQNNTSLDTNQEALKSSENVENISTLIHSGLVLQDVATESSLESNTVPEKSESSIIPEDSHVEDSHSKLNPVVHKRKMGSTRRPLRGNKDKEDLREVKEEDMEPHSEIQEQNDVVDHDTMQKRMDVRHNKEENSILRLPVQELCEHLSENKEWHSDITLEQEQTSSNISQTQTAPSQDDACESLPEIQESNTFVLSEALSMEENQIHVSEPVVTVGTPQIEDGKIQSVFSKSVQKRKMGSTRKTQRGQRNEKERELGEELDGETKIATTKEDTIKPQENFILEEVMSLTITETHAHQQPSSLPTNKEGHLIENNGSKMNNQTESPEQNEMQMQNDPNSNTNPHQNQDKSEILISEKSHTENIHSNMNPTAQKRKMGSTRKTLRGNGRRAREVESKEIDGDSERTLEEHSTEFATIERAHETKLDENTQLKETRSTESLTHPVATSKIFFETEDGEKKVSTNIVGLSVVSEEIRSNEAPSEAFCTDLQSEMLVSADEMKVCEKYDGPSGLENLDKSKSLEEVESEPQLQLTVLDQSHQMHSGKHPRSENVTPERRRKIGSTRKNLRGKRGDKKREESESNQFAPEKDQDGETSMIREAEPDQIIHNSFEESDTSLLGEIERALRKTSPSLQNTDYQLIVNEPNLAETPETSHFNTPENSEPEQGSDKEKHGSLQVTESQNQSEIGSPRRRRKMGSTRKNPRQQIQAKREDENEEDETEEKNKQESKSLKKDLEAAEESKVHDSRDNVENKEYLDVPVALTNSCQTEESTNSVGKEGTSPSTKRKFGSRRTNVGNRDLGGMIPPDLTEDTGARLVSLDQMIKASQHDGQTAGLKNISDMEVVQFNVVMVGNSSVGKTSFVRRFHGGEFSSDYSSTIGVDTCVQNIVFHDRVVKLQIWDTAGQERFHSITTQVFHRADGLFLMYEVTSWMSFISVRDWISQIQDVNAAEEKKDGGTHTFEERATTEEIWLLLR; the protein is encoded by the exons ATGAGCATTATTTCAGACAGTTCTCAAGGAGATTCTCCATCAAAATTAAATCCGCTTGCTCACAAACGAAAAATGGGTTCAACTCGCAGACCACTCAGaggaaacaaagaaaaaagaaataatgcAGATGAAAAAGAGGCTGGAGCTAGTGAAGGAGTGGCAGAAGTGGACACAGACCTACATTCAGAAACTCAAGAGCAGAATAATGTGATAGATGACAACATAATACAAACTATAAATGTAAGCGATAATGAAGAACATGAGAGGACAGAGACAGTGAGAAAGTCAACACAGGAACTGTGTGATGATGCAGTTGATAAAGCGGAGGTTACATCAGAACAACAGCTAAGATCTTCATCAAATGTATGTCAGACACAAGAAGGTTCACCACAATATGAATCTGAGAACATTCTGAAAAGTGAGATGGATGTTCGAGAAGAGaaagaaactgaaaataatgaTGAGGAAATATTTGCTTTTGAAGACATTAGCTCAGAAGTTACTGTCACACCTCAGGCacaaaacaaactcttcatcCAAACTACTGATGCAGACAGTCATGACTATATCCAAACAGTTAAAGATGTGCATGAGGAAAGTCAAGGGGAAGAGATGTTTCTCAGTGCAAACGCCAACCTTACCATTCAGGACAATGACAGTCAATCAGATTTTCAAACAGAAAATTCTAAGCAAAATTATGTATTAACAGACGatcaaaatacaaatacaactcCACATATAAATGTAGAAGAACGTCAAGAAACCGAACCGAATGTTTTAGCTGTGACTGATTCTGGTCTCTCATTTGGAGATTCAGGAGAGTCACAAAAAGAACTTGAAAACATCAATGACGTCCCAGAAGATTCTCAGGAAGAGGAGAAACAATCCAAAATAAAGCCACTTGTTCACCAGCGAAAAATGGGCTCAACCCGTCGACCTCTGAAAGGAAACAAAGGGCAACGAAAAGACAGAGAACAAGATGATGACAGTGAAACACTTAACAATGAGGAGaaagaagaggagagagagataagTGGGGGAAAAGATACAGGTCCTGTTGAAGAGTTGGACTCAACCATCATACAGTCGTCATGTAATGCTGAGAAATCCACTGAAAAGAGTATCTGTGATATCACAGAATCACAAACTACCACAAAATGTCATGGAGAGTCTCAGGAAAATGCTGGAGATATTGAAAGTTTACCAACAGGGGGAGACACAGAAGCACATTTGGAAATTCGAACAGACATTGGCATGCTTGACTCAACAATGAATAAAGAAGGAACAGAAGAAAacatctgtgatgatgatgttctCATGAGACAAGTCGTGTTTGTTGGAGATACAGTTACAGAAGAGAGTAATATGACTATTGAGTCAGATCTTCTTCAAAATAACACATCACTTGATACTCACCAGGAAGCATTAAAATCatctgaaaatgttgaaaatgtttctaCTGTGGCTGATTCTGGTCTTCTTCTGCAAGATGTTGTCCTAGTTGGTTCAGGAGAGAAAACTGAAATGAGCATTATTTCAGACAGTTCTCAAGGAGATTCTCCATCAAAATTAAACCCACTTGCTCACAAACGAAAAATGGGTTCAACTCGCAGACCACTCAGaggaaacaaagaaaaaagaaataatgcAGAAGAAAAAGAGGCTGGAGGTAGTGAAGGAGTGGCAGAAGTGGACACAGACCTGCATTCAGAAACTCAAGAGCAGAATAATGTGATAGatgacaacataataaaaactataaatgtAAGCGATAATGAAGAACATGAGAGGACAGAGACAGTGAGAAAGTCAACACAGGAACTGTGTGATGATGCAGTTGATAAAGCGGAGGTTACATCAGAACAACAGCTAAGATCTTCATCAAATGCATGTCAGACACAAGATGGTTCACCACAATATGAATCTGAGAACATGATGAAAAGTGAGATGGATGTTcgagaagagaaagaaaatgaaaataatgatgAGGAAATATTTGCTTTTGAAGACATTAGCTCAGAAGTTACTGTCACACCTCAGGCacaaaacaaactcttcatcCAAACTACTGATGCAGACAGTCATGACTATATCCAAACAGTTAAAGATGTGCATGAGGAAAGTCAAGGGGAAGAGATGTTTCTCAGTGCAAACGCCAACCTTACCATTCAGGACAATGACAGTCAATCAGATTTTCAAACAGAAAATTCTAAGCAAAATTATGTATTAACAGACGatcaaaatacaaatacaactcCACATATAAATGTAGAAGAACGTCAAGAAACCGAACCGAATGTTTTAGCTGTGACTGATTCTGGTCTCTCATTTGGAGGTTCAGGAGAGTCACAAAAAGAACTTGAAAACATCACTGACATCCCGGAAGATTCTCAAAAAGTACAATCAAAATTAAATCCACTTGTTCATAAGCGAAAAATGGGCTCCACACGTAGACCTACTGGAGAAAACAAAGGGCAAAGAAAAGACAGAGAATGGCATGCAGAGTTTCAGAAAAATTATGGAGACTCAGAAGCACATTTAGAATTTCAAACAGAGATTAAAACGTTTGACTCAACTGTTGATGAAGGAATAAAAGATCatatctgtgatgatgatgttctCATGACACAGGCTGAGTTTGTTGGAGATAAATTAACAGTAGAGAGTAATATGACTATTGAGTcagattttcttcaaaataacacaTCACTTGATACAAACCAGGAAGCATTAAAATCATCTGAAAATGTGGAAAACATTTCAACTTTGATTCATTCTGGTCTTGTCTTGCAAGATGTTGCCACTGAAAGTTCACTAGAGTCAAACACAGTTCCTGAGAAATCGGAAAGCAGCATCATTCCAGAGGATTCTCATGTAGAAGATTCCCACTCAAAATTGAATCCAGTTGTTCACAAACGAAAAATGGGCTCAACCCGAAGACCACTCAGAGGAAACAAAGATAAAGAAGATTTAAGAGAGGTGAAGGAGGAAGACATGGAACCACACTCAGAAATTCAAGAGCAGAATGATGTTGTAGATCACGACACAATGCAAAAAAGAATGGATGTAAGACATAATAAAGAAGAAAACTCTATATTGAGATTACCGGTACAGGAACTATGTGAGCACCTGTCTGAAAATAAGGAATGGCATAGTGATATTACATTAGAACAAGAGCAAACTTCATCAAATATATCTCAAACACAAACTGCACCATCACAAGATGATGCTTGCGAAAGTTTACCAGAGATCCAAGAATcaaatacttttgttttgtctgaGGCATTGTCAATGGAAGAAAACCAAATTCACGTGTCTGAGCCTGTTGTCACGGTTGGAACTCCTCAAATAGAGGATGGGAAAATCCAGTCAGTGTTCAGCAAATCTGTGCAAAAGAGGAAGATGGGGTCAACCCGCAAAACACAGAGAGGGCAGaggaatgagaaagagagagaattggGAGAAGAACTAGATGGTGAAACTAAAATTGCTACAACCAAGGAAGATACCATTAAACCACAGGAGAACTTTATTCTTGAAGAGGTGATGTCATTAACTATAACAGAAACTCATGCGCATCAGCAACCATCTAGTTTACCTACGAATAAAGAAGGCCATCTAATTGAGAATAATGGAAGTAAAATGAACAATCAGACAGAAAGCCCAgaacaaaatgaaatgcaaatgcaaaatgATCCAAATTCTAATACAAACCCTCATCAAAATCAAGATAAAAGTGAAATCCTAATTTCTGAAAAGTCTCACACTGAAAACATACATTCAAATATGAATCCAACTGCCCAGAAGCGAAAAATGGGATCAACCCGTAAGACACTGAGAGGGAATGGGCGGAGAGCACGAGAGGTAGAATCAAAAGAAATAGATGGAGATAGTGAAAGAACACTAGAAGAGCACTCAACGGAATTTGCAACCATTGAAAGAGCACATGAGACGAAATTGGATGAAAATACACAGTTGAAAGAGACTAGAAGCACTGAAAGTCTCACCCATCCAGTAGCcacttcaaaaatattttttgaaacagAGGATGGAGAGAAAAAAGTTTCAACGAATATTGTCGGTCTGTCTGTGGTGAGTGAGGAGATCCGCTCCAATGAAGCGCCTTCAGAAGCATTTTGTACTGATCTACAATCAGAAATGTTAGTCAGTGCAGATGAGATGAAagtatgtgaaaaatatgatGGACCATCAGGACTTGAAAATCTTGACAAATCCAAAAGTCTAGAGGAAGTTGAAAGTGAACCTCAGTTGCAGTTAACAGTGTTGGATCAATCACATCAGATGCATTCAGGAAAACATCCACGATCAGAAAACGTTACCCCTGAAAGGAGAAGAAAGATAGGCTCGACTCGCAAAAACTTAAGAGGGAAACGAGGAGATAAGAAGAGAGAAGAATCTGAAAGCAATCAGTTTGCGCCAGAAAAAGACCAGGACGGTGAAACTAGCATGATACGAGAGGCAGAACCTGATCAAATAATTCACAATAGTTTTGAGGAGTCAGACACGTCACTTCtcggagagatagagagagcgtTGCGAAAGACTTCTCCAAGTTTACAAAACACTGACTATCAATTAATTGTCAATGAACCAAACTTAGCAGAAACTCCTGAAACATCTCATTTCAATACCCCAGAAAACTCAGAACCAGAACAAGGCTCAGACAAAGAGAAACATGGATCTCTCCAAGTGACAGAATCACAAAATCAATCTGAAATCGGCTCACCGAGACGGCGAAGAAAAATGGGTTCGACTCGCAAGAATCCCAGACAGCAAATTCAAGCAAAAAGAGAAGATGAAAATGAGGAGGATGagacagaagagaaaaacaaacaagaatcaAAAAGTCTCAAGAAGGACCTTGAAGCAGCTGAGGAATCTAAAGTGCATGATTCCAGAGATAATGTAGAAAATAAAGAGTATCTTGATGTACCCGTCGCACTTACAAATAGCTGTCAGACAGAGGAAAGCACTAACTCTGTTGGCAAAGAAGGGACTTCACCATCAACTAAAAGAAAATTCGGGTCCAGGCGAACAAATGTAGGCAATAGAGACCTTGGTGGGATGATCCCACCTGATCTTACG GAAGACACTGGCGCCCGGCTGGTTTCTTTGGACCAGATGATAAAGGCATCACAACATGATGGACAGACAGCCGGTTTAAAAAACA TTTCAGATATGGAAGTCGTTCAGTTTAATGTGGTGATGGTGGGAAACAGCTCTGTGGGAAAAACGTCTTTCGTAAGACGCTTTCATGGAGGAGAGTTCAGCTCGGATTACTCTTCTACGATTG GTGTTGACACCTGTGTACAGAACATTGTGTTTCATGACAGAGTTGTTAAACTGCAGATATGGGACACAGCAGGTCAAGAGAG GTTTCACAGCATCACCACACAAGTGTTTCACAGGGCAGATGGCCTTTTTCTCATGTATGAAGTCACATCATGGATGAGTTTTATTTCTGTGCGAGACTGGATTTCTCAAATTCAG GATGTTAATGCAGCGGAAGAGAAAAAAGATGGAGGAACGCACACCTTTGAAGAGCGTGCAACCACAGAAGAAATCTGGTTGCTGTTGAGATAA